From a region of the Lactuca sativa cultivar Salinas chromosome 4, Lsat_Salinas_v11, whole genome shotgun sequence genome:
- the LOC111893711 gene encoding uncharacterized protein LOC111893711, with amino-acid sequence MGAKVESKTYFPSSMIDLNNGFHNDIWNPYHDDKTHKISGPTNSQHYNYFLTTQTIDGYAKEQIRQTILKHESIFKHQLQELHRLYKRQQDLMNLTKETRIFASSFPHLGSTFRPFNSINGKSLGVPERRVIDLQQSTDEQEIGIFQNLTQKKPFNLADLNKPIIDCTSSAKKTLFGVEINSVHQNHWLGSFDSGNSRSMTTSEWQNRNKHEQSLPLWMTKGKESTVHHINLNSLQNHSHQFFNKADVASDDHETREFKKVKLDDSRTITMILGVPIIDTKLESNVKHDIDLNMSLDEEDAPPPAPETPPSPENPSAMDSDLELVNIAAEAIISISTFHPPEIPEKPVESLMWFADVITNDLELEKSFVEKSEEMDYFEYMTLKLQDSKENHDDFYKPVIMEDKKEEENNSLSLKRTPRKGQGKRGKQKKDFQKDILPNIVSLSRREVTEDLQIFEDAFSGTGVFWQSSLSKRKGGGRSGRGRRRSVAAEPLCRPQPPPEQCRELALEKSLGGWGRRTRRLPRQRCSNGGSHYRSLALKC; translated from the exons ATGGGAGCCAAAGTAGAATCCAAGACATATTTCCCAAGTTCAATGATAGATCTCAACAATGGTTTTCATAATGATATTTGGAATCCATATCACGATGATAAAACTCACAAGATCTCTGGTCCCACAAACAGTCAACATTATAACTACTTTCTAACAACACAAACCATAGATGGATACGCTAAAGAACAGATTAGGCAAACTATCTTGAAGCACGAATCAATCTTCAAACATCAG CTCCAAGAACTTCATCGCCTGTACAAAAGACAACAAGATTTGATGAATCTAACCAAAGAAACACGTATTTTTGCATCAAGTTTTCCTCATTTGGGCTCGACTTTTCGACCTTTCAATTCTATAAATGGGAAAAGTCTCGGTGTTCCTGAAAGACGAGTGATTGATTTACAACAGTCTACTGATGAGCAAGAAATaggaatttttcaaaatttgacCCAAAAAAAACCGTTTAATTTGGCCGATTTAAACAAACCGATTATTGATTGCACTTCATCTGCCAAAAAAACGTTATTTGGTGTCGAAATCAATTCTGTTCATCAAAACCATTGGCTCGGGTCCTTCGATTCAGGCAATTCAAGATCGATGACAACTTCAGAGTGGCAAAACCGTAATAAACATGAACAATCCCTCCCCCTTTGGATGACCAAAGGAAAAGAATCAACCGTTCATCATATCAACTTGAATTCATTACAGAATCATTCTCACCAGTTCTTCAACAAAGCTGACGTGGCATCAGATGATCATGAAACACGCGAATTCAAGAAAGTAAAACTCGATGATTCCCGGACAATTACCATGATTCTTGGTGTCCCGATTATTGACACGAAACTTGAATCGAATGTAAAACATGATATTGATTTAAACATGTCTCTTGATGAAGAAGATGCTCCACCTCCGGCGCCGGAAACACCACCTTCGCCGGAAAACCCTTCCGCCATGGATTCCGATCTGGAGCTTGTGAACATCGCAGCAGAAGCAATCATATCAATTTCAACTTTTCATCCACCTGAAATTCCTGAAAAACCGGTAGAAAGTTTGATGTGGTTTGCAGATGTGATTACGAACGATTTGGAATTGGAGAAAAGTTTTGTTGAAAAGAGTGAGGAAATGGATTACTTCGAGTACATGACATTAAAACTTCAAGATTCGAAAGAAAATCATGATGATTTTTATAAACCGGTGATCATGGAAGACAAAAAAGAAGAGGAAAACAATAGTTTGTCGCTAAAAAGAACACCTCGAAAAGGACAAGGAAAAAGGGGGAAACAAAAGAAAGATTTTCAGAAAGATATTTTACCAAATATTGTTTCTTTATCGAGGCGTGAAGTTACAGAAGATCTTCAGATATTTGAAGACGCTTTTTCTGGGACGGGTGTTTTTTGGCAGTCGAGTTTATCGAAAAGGAAAGGTGGTGGTAGGAGTGGAAGAGGGAGGCGGCGGTCGGTGGCGGCAGAACCCTTGTGCCGCCCACAGCCGCCACCGGAGCAGTGTAGGGAGTTGGCATTGGAGAAGAGTCTTGGCGGGTGGGGGAGGAGGACGCGGCGGTTGCCGAGGCAACGGTGTTCAAATGGTGGTAGTCATTATCGGTCTCTTGCTTTGAAATGTTGA